One stretch of Paenibacillus sp. AN1007 DNA includes these proteins:
- a CDS encoding Ger(x)C family spore germination protein: MISLRMWLRIISALLILSLISGCWSSREIEELSLYVGLGIDVGEETEFEKIISAQGGRYPKEDNVTATVQIAPGKSSGQQSEQGGSPSAGKSSYSNERLTGDSMLQIFRQFSLRRDRPLIGHHLKVIVISKDIAKKFGLKQLLDFVLRDNDIRPNCLVLISHQRALDVLTSRDPSRIPAFYLTGIMNNSYISNKILEPVSLAKLDAQMQSGSSFLLQNVLNAEGEDKFSGGSIFAAKTTKFVGELSQTDLEALSWIIPDQHGGLIKTYSKEGFTILYEIKKKKIKIIPKVVGGDISFHVKAESEGWLMEDWRAPEKEEKGAYLKELEKDFAKIVDQQIDQMLYKLQHTYKADVAGFRDSIRIHYPKTWKKVKDNWDEVFATVPITYEIKTSVVNPGSSTE; this comes from the coding sequence ATGATCTCACTCCGTATGTGGCTGCGTATCATCTCGGCATTATTAATTCTCAGTCTGATCTCGGGATGCTGGAGCAGCCGGGAGATTGAAGAGTTGAGTCTGTATGTCGGTCTCGGAATTGATGTTGGAGAGGAAACCGAATTTGAAAAGATTATATCCGCTCAGGGAGGACGCTATCCCAAAGAAGACAATGTCACGGCAACCGTTCAGATTGCTCCAGGGAAATCCAGCGGTCAGCAGAGTGAACAGGGAGGTTCACCTTCAGCGGGGAAATCCTCTTACTCCAACGAACGACTTACGGGGGACTCCATGCTTCAGATTTTTCGTCAATTTTCCCTGCGTAGAGATCGTCCGCTTATTGGACATCATCTGAAAGTGATCGTCATCTCCAAGGATATCGCTAAAAAATTCGGGTTGAAACAGCTGCTTGATTTTGTGCTCCGGGATAACGATATTCGCCCAAACTGTCTTGTGCTGATCAGTCATCAACGAGCATTGGATGTACTCACATCGAGAGATCCTTCCCGGATTCCAGCCTTCTATCTCACGGGAATTATGAACAACTCCTATATATCCAATAAAATATTGGAGCCTGTTTCCCTTGCCAAACTGGATGCACAGATGCAGTCCGGGTCCAGCTTCCTGCTGCAAAATGTACTCAATGCAGAGGGAGAGGATAAGTTTTCCGGGGGCAGCATATTTGCAGCTAAAACAACGAAATTTGTGGGAGAGCTCAGCCAAACCGATCTTGAGGCTTTGTCATGGATTATTCCCGATCAACACGGAGGTCTCATAAAGACATACAGTAAAGAAGGCTTCACGATTCTTTATGAGATTAAGAAAAAAAAGATAAAAATCATTCCAAAGGTGGTCGGAGGCGACATATCGTTCCACGTCAAGGCAGAGTCCGAAGGCTGGTTAATGGAGGACTGGCGTGCTCCTGAAAAAGAAGAGAAGGGAGCTTATTTGAAGGAACTGGAAAAGGATTTTGCCAAGATCGTGGACCAACAGATTGACCAGATGCTTTACAAACTCCAGCATACCTATAAGGCTGACGTTGCCGGTTTTCGGGACAGCATCCGCATCCATTACCCCAAAACATGGAAGAAGGTTAAAGACAACTGGGATGAGGTGTTTGCGACAGTGCCCATTACGTATGAGATCAAAACGAGTGTGGTGAACCCGGGATCTTCTACAGAATAA
- a CDS encoding spore germination protein translates to MWSTILSYIPKWTIWAQAFMVFIVPVIMVVIINWVNTAIKRGSFSRKRKMVTSPKDISPAEAGLGLGTETGHYANIKLTGTYTTDVITVRETFGKNADVHIREFRIRGTNTRAAIMFTEGLTDTDLLDSYLIKPLMIDGIPELKQESFTHPEQADFLSAYLKNQILPVSEIQETESLQEVALGVLLGKNALLIDGMPGAMLIGTSRLKTRSVGEPLSEGLLRGPRISFTEELSDNTGILRRYGSDQSLFIEKLEVGSRIKKDLAVAYIQDIADPKLVAEVLKRVKSIDMDMMLESGYVEQLIEDDTLSPFQQVLNTERPDRVIGALLEGRVAILLDGTPFALVVPVTFSMLLQSPEDYYERWIPSSFLRVLRFMAAMLALLAPALYISFISFHPGLIPTKLVLTIIETRSGVPFPSLIEALIMELSIEILREAGIRLPKPIAPAMGIVGGLIIGQAAVQAGIISQFLVIVVAVTAISSFTIPVYSAGLTLRLLRFAAMFSAAVLGLYGVVMFFLLVCTHLARLSSFGVPYIAPAVPYHLSDWKDFVIRAPLNMMRRRPDMMNPIDEDRKE, encoded by the coding sequence ATGTGGTCAACCATTTTATCTTATATACCGAAGTGGACCATATGGGCACAGGCATTCATGGTATTTATTGTACCGGTTATCATGGTGGTGATTATAAACTGGGTTAATACCGCAATCAAGCGGGGCAGCTTCTCTCGCAAAAGAAAAATGGTTACCTCCCCGAAGGATATCTCACCGGCTGAAGCGGGCTTGGGCTTAGGAACGGAGACCGGGCATTATGCCAATATCAAGCTAACCGGAACATACACGACGGATGTAATTACGGTTCGAGAGACTTTTGGGAAAAATGCAGATGTACATATTCGGGAATTTAGGATCCGGGGAACCAATACGAGAGCGGCAATCATGTTTACAGAAGGGCTGACGGATACGGACCTGCTTGACAGCTATTTAATCAAACCTTTAATGATTGACGGGATACCTGAACTGAAGCAGGAAAGTTTTACGCACCCTGAACAAGCAGATTTCCTGTCCGCATATCTGAAAAATCAAATCCTTCCTGTCAGCGAGATTCAAGAGACAGAATCTCTTCAGGAGGTTGCTTTAGGTGTACTGTTGGGGAAAAATGCTCTATTAATCGACGGCATGCCGGGAGCAATGCTGATTGGAACCTCCAGATTAAAAACCCGCAGTGTTGGTGAACCGTTATCGGAAGGGCTGTTGCGCGGGCCGCGGATTAGTTTTACGGAGGAACTGAGTGACAATACGGGGATTTTACGCCGCTATGGCAGTGATCAGAGTCTGTTTATCGAAAAACTTGAAGTGGGCAGCCGCATCAAGAAGGACTTGGCTGTTGCTTATATTCAGGATATTGCTGATCCCAAACTCGTAGCCGAGGTTCTGAAACGTGTAAAGAGCATCGATATGGATATGATGCTGGAGTCAGGTTACGTAGAACAGCTGATTGAGGATGATACACTGAGTCCTTTCCAGCAAGTACTGAATACAGAAAGACCTGACCGGGTTATCGGTGCTCTGCTTGAAGGACGAGTGGCTATTTTGCTGGACGGAACACCGTTTGCACTCGTTGTACCGGTAACATTCAGCATGCTTCTCCAATCTCCGGAAGACTACTATGAACGCTGGATACCAAGCTCTTTCCTTCGTGTTCTGCGTTTTATGGCGGCCATGTTAGCTTTGCTTGCCCCGGCGCTCTATATCTCCTTCATTTCGTTCCATCCGGGTCTAATTCCGACGAAATTGGTACTGACGATTATTGAAACACGATCCGGGGTGCCTTTCCCTTCCTTAATCGAGGCTTTAATTATGGAGCTGTCAATTGAGATTTTAAGAGAAGCCGGCATTCGTCTGCCCAAACCGATCGCACCTGCGATGGGCATTGTGGGTGGTCTGATTATCGGTCAAGCTGCCGTGCAGGCAGGTATTATCAGTCAGTTTTTGGTTATTGTTGTAGCTGTCACAGCTATTTCATCCTTCACCATTCCCGTGTACAGCGCAGGGTTAACCCTGCGGCTGCTTCGCTTTGCTGCGATGTTTAGCGCTGCTGTACTGGGATTGTACGGTGTCGTCATGTTCTTCCTGCTGGTGTGTACACATCTAGCCCGACTATCCAGCTTCGGGGTGCCTTACATCGCGCCAGCTGTTCCATATCATTTAAGCGATTGGAAGGATTTTGTCATACGTGCCCCGCTTAACATGATGAGAAGACGTCCTGACATGATGAACCCAATTGATGAAGACCGGAAGGAATAG
- a CDS encoding FtsX-like permease family protein translates to MTAILKLGLSYLIKNKIQNLFITLLILLSTFLVCTAVIILANTGYQFKEMHSRTNGAHQVLTFEKGLNDPQKVYDWWTAQNGVQVSPLHTYRILSGITLDGIDISNIYLFMMNTPPPPWNADQLVFTAGQESASPAQGSVWIPASMAHSYNIAVGDTVQFKTGAAVLSRKVSAVVVDIPYGAPFSNTARIWMNSSDYQHDFTGFAGKEQHMMGIHFDEYSSRSSYWDRYSKETGAPFLETTMEFESISSFYLIINQIIGFIMIFLGALMMMIALITIGFTISDAILANYQTTGVLKSLGLTSRGIMSTYLIQYALLSFIAVIPGLMLSVFLSKFIINISASSLRTNHGHVPVEGIGAAVFVGLLLFLLVIIFVMLYVQKNRMIEPVQAIRYGMSEIDYARMTQRMNSPLANAASFGKLPVSFVIGVRSLIKNSKSSVLMVLLTSAAASVLVFGYLVLTSITGIDQTAAKWGYDNANIAGVVVDKTMFSRAALQSALEEDPRIQNVGWQGNITGVIPSDVAASITVNPSISLSLGVLDGSYEDLGFETLKGSNPERENEIALGVSAARMLKKDLGDLVDLYIEGKKRTFMISGIYQAIANMSISGRINVQAVRSINPGYEDVDAAFINVVDPSQAGVVAAQLNERFKDAVSIVTQKALLDDSVYKEAANILLYPMALMGLLFILVTFMIIFITCRISIRKENKTYGIYKSIGMTSGSIRSSITLGVALLSLIGSMFGVIAALYLLPLLLEKVLSGYGIVQIPLVLNGWGILLFASLSIFAAAVGCWLASKEIRRASPRMLVIE, encoded by the coding sequence ATGACTGCCATACTGAAGCTGGGTTTGTCTTATCTAATTAAAAATAAAATTCAAAACCTGTTTATTACTCTTCTTATACTGCTGTCCACATTTCTTGTGTGTACTGCTGTCATCATTTTGGCTAACACGGGTTATCAGTTCAAGGAGATGCACAGCCGAACGAACGGGGCACATCAGGTTTTGACATTTGAAAAAGGGCTGAATGATCCTCAGAAGGTGTATGACTGGTGGACTGCTCAGAACGGTGTCCAGGTCTCGCCACTGCATACTTATCGCATTTTGTCGGGAATAACTCTGGACGGTATAGATATTTCCAACATTTACTTATTCATGATGAACACTCCGCCGCCTCCGTGGAATGCAGATCAACTCGTATTTACCGCTGGACAAGAAAGCGCCTCTCCCGCACAAGGAAGTGTATGGATTCCTGCCTCGATGGCACACAGCTATAACATTGCTGTCGGTGATACCGTTCAATTCAAAACGGGGGCTGCTGTACTAAGCCGCAAAGTATCGGCTGTTGTTGTCGATATTCCTTATGGCGCTCCGTTTAGCAACACGGCAAGAATATGGATGAATAGCAGTGATTACCAACATGATTTTACCGGGTTTGCAGGCAAAGAACAGCATATGATGGGCATTCATTTTGACGAGTACAGCAGCCGTTCCAGCTACTGGGATCGTTATAGTAAAGAGACGGGTGCTCCGTTTCTGGAAACCACCATGGAATTTGAAAGTATTTCATCCTTTTATCTAATTATCAACCAAATTATCGGTTTCATCATGATTTTTTTGGGGGCACTCATGATGATGATTGCGCTTATTACGATTGGTTTCACAATTTCCGACGCGATTCTGGCCAACTACCAAACAACAGGTGTCCTCAAATCACTGGGACTAACTTCCCGAGGAATTATGAGCACCTATCTTATTCAATATGCCCTGCTGTCCTTCATCGCTGTTATTCCCGGGCTCATGCTGAGTGTGTTCCTTTCCAAATTCATCATTAACATCTCGGCATCGTCCCTACGGACCAATCATGGTCATGTTCCGGTTGAGGGTATTGGTGCAGCTGTGTTTGTAGGATTACTCTTGTTCCTTCTGGTGATTATATTCGTTATGTTGTATGTGCAAAAAAATCGAATGATTGAGCCGGTTCAGGCTATTCGCTACGGCATGTCCGAGATCGACTACGCACGTATGACCCAACGTATGAATTCACCGCTTGCAAATGCAGCTTCATTTGGAAAGCTGCCTGTCTCTTTCGTTATCGGAGTACGCAGTCTGATCAAAAATAGCAAGAGCTCTGTCTTGATGGTCCTTCTGACATCAGCAGCCGCCTCCGTGCTTGTCTTCGGATATCTAGTCCTAACCAGCATTACCGGGATCGACCAGACGGCAGCCAAATGGGGATATGACAACGCCAATATTGCCGGTGTTGTTGTAGACAAAACGATGTTTTCAAGAGCAGCACTGCAGAGCGCACTGGAAGAAGATCCACGCATCCAAAATGTTGGCTGGCAGGGAAACATTACCGGAGTTATCCCCTCAGACGTTGCTGCGAGCATAACAGTCAATCCGTCCATCAGTCTTAGTTTAGGTGTATTAGATGGAAGCTATGAAGATCTTGGCTTCGAGACGTTGAAAGGCAGCAACCCCGAACGTGAAAATGAGATTGCACTCGGGGTCAGTGCCGCCAGGATGTTAAAAAAGGATTTGGGAGATCTTGTTGATCTCTACATTGAGGGGAAAAAGCGTACATTTATGATCTCGGGCATCTATCAAGCGATTGCCAACATGTCCATATCCGGGAGAATCAACGTTCAAGCAGTCCGAAGCATAAATCCGGGGTACGAAGATGTAGATGCTGCCTTCATTAATGTCGTTGATCCTTCTCAAGCAGGAGTGGTTGCTGCCCAGCTAAATGAACGGTTCAAAGACGCTGTATCCATTGTCACGCAAAAAGCACTGCTGGATGATTCCGTTTATAAGGAAGCTGCAAATATTCTTCTATATCCTATGGCACTAATGGGTCTTCTGTTCATCCTGGTTACGTTTATGATCATCTTCATTACCTGCCGGATCAGCATTCGCAAAGAAAACAAGACGTATGGCATCTACAAATCGATAGGCATGACATCCGGAAGTATTCGTTCTTCTATTACGCTGGGAGTCGCATTGTTATCCCTGATCGGTTCGATGTTTGGTGTTATTGCAGCCTTGTATCTTCTTCCCCTGTTACTTGAAAAAGTTCTCTCAGGATACGGTATCGTACAAATCCCCTTGGTCCTGAATGGGTGGGGTATCCTGCTGTTTGCCTCTTTAAGTATATTTGCGGCAGCAGTTGGATGCTGGCTGGCTTCGAAAGAAATTCGCCGGGCATCCCCACGTATGTTAGTGATTGAATAA
- a CDS encoding ATP-binding protein: MLAASKENIPFTYVELDGRITLSSIASTEGQSVNLRSALHYNLADALQIADGEDSLNIAFPVMDGPDSNQIGNAIFTVPRFLVFTPQSSTLPLSILGVLIMLSLLLMLMLITMARGVKRQVLTPVKQLKYHAESILKGKYDEPIQYKRTDEIGELYAMLDLMRLEIMYLSEQHIRQAKAQKELITNISHDLKTPITTLKAYIEAVSEGICEDEETLQEYMQIMHIHADKTARLVEDLLVHALQELGQISVEPREQYSRKVFENMLRPIEHIVRSHGLTYEEPESIPDVLIRIDPVRIEQVISNLVSNALKHTASGDYIRIRTELHSGQFKLTIADSGQGIRAQDMPFVFERYFRGSLPSSSTSAQEGTGLGLSICKSIIKAHGGQIQFSSKTDQGTLFQINLPLC; this comes from the coding sequence GTGCTCGCAGCCAGCAAAGAGAACATCCCTTTTACCTATGTGGAGCTGGATGGCCGTATCACACTATCTTCCATCGCTTCGACCGAAGGTCAATCTGTTAACCTGAGATCAGCGCTTCATTACAATCTGGCAGATGCGCTGCAGATCGCGGACGGAGAGGATTCACTGAATATTGCTTTTCCCGTCATGGACGGCCCGGATAGCAATCAGATCGGAAATGCCATTTTCACAGTGCCCCGCTTCCTTGTTTTTACGCCGCAGTCGTCCACGCTGCCGTTATCGATCCTGGGTGTGCTGATTATGCTTTCTCTCCTGCTGATGCTGATGCTGATCACAATGGCACGCGGAGTCAAACGACAGGTGTTAACTCCGGTCAAACAGTTGAAGTATCACGCCGAATCCATTCTTAAGGGAAAATATGATGAGCCGATTCAATATAAACGTACGGATGAAATAGGCGAGCTGTATGCGATGCTGGACTTGATGCGATTGGAGATTATGTATTTAAGTGAACAGCATATACGGCAGGCAAAGGCTCAGAAAGAGCTAATCACCAATATTTCCCATGACCTTAAAACGCCCATTACTACCCTAAAGGCATACATAGAGGCAGTATCCGAAGGAATATGCGAAGATGAAGAAACGCTTCAGGAATATATGCAAATCATGCACATCCATGCAGACAAGACAGCTCGGCTCGTAGAAGACCTCCTTGTTCACGCTCTGCAGGAACTCGGGCAGATCTCAGTTGAACCGCGAGAACAATACAGCCGTAAGGTTTTTGAAAATATGCTGCGTCCCATTGAACATATTGTGCGTTCCCATGGATTGACATATGAAGAACCCGAATCTATACCTGATGTGCTGATTCGAATCGATCCAGTGCGAATAGAACAAGTGATTTCCAATCTGGTATCCAATGCACTCAAACACACAGCTTCCGGTGATTATATTCGCATCCGTACTGAACTGCATTCCGGGCAATTCAAGCTGACCATCGCTGACTCAGGGCAGGGTATACGAGCTCAGGATATGCCTTTTGTGTTTGAACGTTATTTTAGAGGAAGTTTGCCATCCTCCTCCACTTCAGCTCAAGAAGGGACAGGACTTGGCCTTTCTATCTGCAAAAGCATCATTAAAGCACATGGCGGACAGATTCAATTTTCCAGCAAAACTGACCAAGGCACTCTTTTTCAAATTAACCTGCCCTTATGTTGA
- a CDS encoding spore germination protein: MNDSQVKISTTQAVVIIVNYMLGAGILTLPRTTSKAVGTPDVWISIILSGLIITGVGMILVTLCRRFPGKTVFQFTREITGRWIGYIFGCVTILYFMVIAAFEIRVMADVTGMYLLERTPTWAIVMVFMWIGIYLISGGLAVIVRVFEVILPITLVIFVMEILLSNQLFEISNLRPILGEGFMPVIKGLKPSLLSYTGYEVMLVITAYMQNPKKSNKAMTWGLGISTAIYLITVVMVVGSLSLDGIKTRTWPTLDLVRSFEIQGLIFERFESLLLVIWILQIFSTFAITHYCASVGIRDLFKAKKMRTIMYVLLPFIYLAAMIPKNVYETFALGDMLGNVSVVLFAIMPLVLLLLSIIRKKGGKQA; this comes from the coding sequence GTGAATGACTCCCAAGTTAAAATCAGCACCACACAGGCGGTAGTTATTATCGTCAATTACATGCTTGGTGCAGGCATATTGACGCTGCCGCGAACAACCAGCAAAGCGGTTGGGACACCGGACGTCTGGATCTCCATCATTCTTTCGGGGCTTATTATTACGGGTGTTGGTATGATTTTGGTGACTTTATGCCGAAGATTTCCGGGAAAAACAGTGTTCCAATTCACTCGTGAAATCACGGGCCGCTGGATTGGTTACATCTTTGGCTGTGTCACCATTCTGTATTTTATGGTGATTGCAGCCTTCGAAATCCGGGTGATGGCTGATGTTACCGGAATGTATCTATTGGAACGTACACCTACCTGGGCCATTGTAATGGTGTTTATGTGGATTGGCATCTATCTGATCTCCGGAGGACTTGCGGTCATTGTGCGTGTGTTCGAGGTCATTTTGCCGATTACCTTGGTTATCTTTGTCATGGAAATTTTACTAAGCAATCAGCTGTTTGAAATCAGTAATCTGAGACCCATCCTTGGCGAAGGATTCATGCCTGTCATTAAAGGACTGAAACCTTCACTGCTTTCGTATACAGGTTACGAAGTGATGCTGGTCATTACGGCATACATGCAGAACCCGAAAAAAAGCAATAAGGCGATGACATGGGGGCTGGGGATATCTACAGCGATCTATCTAATCACGGTAGTTATGGTCGTCGGCAGTCTGTCCCTCGACGGGATTAAAACGAGAACTTGGCCGACACTGGATTTGGTTCGTAGTTTCGAGATTCAAGGGTTGATTTTTGAACGCTTTGAGTCGTTACTGCTGGTTATATGGATTTTGCAGATTTTCTCTACCTTTGCCATCACGCACTACTGTGCTTCGGTGGGAATTCGTGATCTGTTCAAAGCTAAAAAGATGCGCACCATTATGTACGTACTTCTGCCGTTCATCTATTTGGCAGCCATGATACCTAAAAATGTATATGAAACCTTTGCACTTGGTGACATGCTGGGCAATGTGTCTGTCGTGTTGTTTGCTATTATGCCCCTGGTACTGCTGCTGCTGAGCATTATTCGCAAAAAAGGAGGTAAACAAGCATGA
- a CDS encoding ABC transporter ATP-binding protein, whose amino-acid sequence MTKTSIIRAQNLCRTYRTGSEQYHAIRNVDLDIYEGDFTVIMGNSGSGKSTLLYLLSGLDQVTAGEVYFQNQRIDTYNERELSAFRARRIGYIYQSINLVPDLSIRDNIALPGYIAGHKKSEVKARAHQLMQAMEIDGQHNRLPSQTSGGQQQRAAIARALINSPDILFADEPTGSLNYEHGKAVLDILTDMNRKGQSVVMVTHDIKAACRADRLILIRDGKVGDILEFDKYEEHQIQDRESIVFAFVSGKE is encoded by the coding sequence TTGACCAAAACGTCCATTATTCGTGCCCAAAATCTGTGCAGGACTTACCGTACCGGAAGTGAACAGTATCATGCGATCCGCAATGTGGATCTGGATATTTATGAAGGGGACTTCACCGTAATCATGGGCAATTCCGGCTCAGGTAAATCTACGCTGTTATATTTGCTTAGCGGGCTTGACCAGGTAACAGCTGGCGAGGTTTATTTTCAGAATCAACGGATTGACACTTACAATGAACGGGAACTGTCTGCCTTCCGTGCCCGCCGGATCGGCTACATTTATCAAAGCATCAACCTTGTTCCCGACCTCTCTATTCGGGATAATATTGCCCTTCCCGGTTATATTGCCGGACATAAAAAAAGTGAGGTTAAAGCTCGGGCGCACCAGCTCATGCAGGCTATGGAGATCGATGGTCAGCACAATCGTCTGCCCTCCCAAACGTCAGGCGGACAGCAGCAGCGTGCCGCGATTGCTCGTGCGCTCATCAATTCACCTGATATTCTGTTTGCCGACGAACCTACCGGTAGTTTGAACTATGAACATGGTAAAGCGGTGCTCGACATCTTGACGGATATGAATCGAAAAGGACAGTCCGTCGTTATGGTGACACATGACATCAAAGCTGCCTGCCGAGCTGATCGCCTGATTTTGATCCGAGATGGTAAGGTCGGCGATATCCTGGAATTCGACAAATATGAAGAGCATCAGATTCAGGATCGAGAGTCGATTGTCTTCGCCTTTGTGTCGGGGAAGGAGTAG
- the mmuM gene encoding homocysteine S-methyltransferase: MNQSQSQQQTDSINGIQQILNEYPVMILDGALATELEQHGCDLDDPLWSARVLLENPDVIVQVHADYFRAGADCAITSSYQASVEGFRKRGIEERPALDLIRKTVELAAQARDEMWAEVQASGAGTRRPKPIVAGSVGPYGAYLADGSEYVGHYGVSDETLAAFHRPRMAALIEAGADILAFETIPSLQEARVLVELLKEFPDAYAWLSFSLKDGTSISEGTPLEVCAQTFGSEPQIAAIGLNCAPMEVVTEAVGILHRASDKPVIIYPNSGEIYDAETKTWSGQGSCSSMKDSSEAWVEAGARIIGGCCRTTPHQIGELAKKWRGQG, translated from the coding sequence ATGAATCAATCACAATCACAACAACAAACGGATTCCATAAATGGCATACAGCAAATTCTGAACGAATATCCGGTCATGATTCTGGATGGTGCGCTGGCAACGGAGCTTGAACAGCATGGTTGTGATCTGGATGACCCGCTGTGGTCTGCACGTGTGCTGCTGGAGAACCCGGATGTCATCGTGCAGGTGCATGCTGATTATTTCCGTGCTGGAGCAGATTGTGCAATCACCTCCAGTTATCAGGCATCCGTAGAAGGTTTCCGCAAGCGCGGAATCGAAGAGCGACCTGCACTGGACCTGATTCGCAAAACGGTAGAGCTGGCTGCCCAGGCGAGAGATGAGATGTGGGCAGAAGTACAGGCCAGTGGAGCGGGCACCCGGCGTCCGAAGCCGATCGTTGCCGGTTCTGTTGGCCCTTACGGTGCCTATCTGGCGGATGGTTCGGAGTATGTGGGACATTATGGCGTATCGGATGAAACGTTGGCGGCATTCCATCGTCCGCGCATGGCAGCGCTGATTGAAGCGGGAGCAGACATCTTGGCCTTTGAGACCATCCCTTCACTACAGGAAGCACGGGTGCTGGTCGAACTGCTTAAAGAGTTCCCGGATGCGTATGCCTGGCTTTCTTTTTCCTTAAAAGATGGAACAAGCATCAGCGAAGGAACACCGCTTGAGGTATGTGCACAAACCTTCGGCTCCGAGCCGCAGATTGCGGCAATCGGCCTGAATTGCGCTCCGATGGAAGTGGTCACGGAAGCCGTCGGTATACTGCATCGTGCCAGCGATAAACCTGTGATCATATACCCGAATTCGGGTGAGATTTACGATGCTGAGACGAAAACATGGAGCGGCCAGGGTTCCTGCAGCAGTATGAAAGATTCATCTGAGGCATGGGTTGAGGCAGGTGCCCGAATAATTGGAGGATGCTGCCGTACCACACCGCATCAGATTGGCGAACTCGCGAAAAAGTGGCGGGGCCAAGGCTAG
- the mmuP gene encoding S-methylmethionine permease → MENSSDKGQFQRKMKTRHVVMLSLGGVIGTGLFLSSGYTIQQAGPLGTILSYLIGALVVYLVMLCLGELSVHMPETGAFHSYAAKYIGPATGYTVAWLYWLTWTVALGSEFTAAGLLMQRWFPSVNVWIWSALFALMIFLFNAFTVKLFAESEFWFSLVKVMTIIIFIILGGAAMFGIIPMADAAPAPFFSNITASGWFPHGATAILMTMLAVNFAFSGTELIGIAAGETENPEKTIPKAIHTTLWRLIIFFIGTIVILSALLPMSDASVLESPFVAVMERVGVPYAADIMNFVILTAILSAANSGLYASSRMLWSLADKKTISPWFARLTKSGVPFNALVLSMAGGALALLSSIIAPGTVYITLVSISGLAVVAVWMSISASQYMFRRQYLREGHDVKNLVYRTPLYPIVPVVSFLLCLASCIGIAFDPTQRIALYCGIPFIILCYIVYYWTDRTKKKRGLTS, encoded by the coding sequence ATGGAGAACAGCAGCGATAAAGGTCAATTTCAGCGAAAAATGAAAACAAGGCATGTGGTCATGCTCTCCCTTGGCGGCGTCATCGGAACTGGGCTGTTCCTCAGCTCGGGGTATACCATTCAACAGGCCGGACCCCTTGGAACGATTCTGTCTTATCTGATTGGCGCATTGGTGGTCTATCTGGTGATGCTCTGCCTTGGCGAACTGTCAGTTCATATGCCCGAGACAGGAGCATTCCACAGTTATGCAGCCAAATATATCGGACCAGCTACAGGGTATACTGTGGCATGGCTTTACTGGCTCACCTGGACCGTGGCGCTGGGTTCGGAATTCACAGCCGCCGGGCTGCTTATGCAGCGCTGGTTTCCGTCCGTGAACGTCTGGATCTGGAGTGCACTGTTTGCCTTGATGATATTCCTGTTTAATGCGTTCACGGTCAAACTTTTTGCAGAATCGGAATTCTGGTTCTCCCTGGTAAAGGTGATGACGATTATCATCTTTATTATTCTTGGCGGGGCCGCCATGTTTGGTATCATTCCCATGGCGGATGCTGCACCGGCTCCGTTCTTCTCTAACATTACCGCATCAGGGTGGTTTCCCCATGGCGCGACTGCAATTCTGATGACGATGCTGGCTGTCAATTTTGCCTTCTCGGGTACGGAACTGATTGGAATCGCCGCAGGTGAGACGGAAAATCCGGAAAAAACGATTCCGAAAGCCATCCATACCACGTTGTGGCGCCTGATCATTTTCTTTATCGGGACCATTGTCATACTGTCTGCATTACTGCCGATGTCGGATGCGAGTGTGCTGGAAAGTCCATTTGTGGCTGTCATGGAGCGGGTTGGTGTCCCGTATGCGGCGGACATTATGAATTTTGTCATTTTAACAGCAATTCTGTCAGCGGCCAACTCGGGACTGTATGCTTCCTCACGGATGCTCTGGTCACTGGCAGATAAAAAGACGATTTCTCCATGGTTTGCCCGCCTGACGAAAAGCGGAGTACCGTTCAATGCGCTTGTGCTCAGCATGGCTGGCGGCGCCTTGGCTTTACTGTCCAGCATCATTGCACCCGGGACGGTCTATATTACACTTGTCTCCATCTCGGGTCTTGCGGTAGTGGCGGTGTGGATGAGCATCAGCGCATCCCAGTACATGTTCCGCAGACAGTACCTTCGGGAAGGGCATGACGTGAAAAATCTCGTTTACCGCACGCCGCTGTATCCCATAGTACCTGTCGTTTCATTTTTGTTGTGTCTGGCTTCTTGTATAGGTATAGCTTTTGATCCGACGCAGCGGATTGCTCTGTACTGTGGTATCCCATTTATTATTTTATGTTATATCGTGTATTATTGGACGGATCGTACGAAGAAGAAAAGAGGGCTGACTTCATGA